Proteins found in one Phycodurus eques isolate BA_2022a chromosome 18, UOR_Pequ_1.1, whole genome shotgun sequence genomic segment:
- the chga gene encoding chromogranin-A isoform X2, with protein MIALLTLTLLVKSVLASPVTPRVLENDDVKVMKCVAEALADVLSRPRPLPVSQQCLQTLRTDERLLTLLRRYDFLKELQDVATQVSHPLPRQDGSMLNALGGPGERSVLSQERRRSREQEEDEGEEGGEVGRIWTAGEKREEDGERAEEDQKAWGPEEIRRNGSKEEKDKRSEEEEEEEEEEGMKKRSKGSSLRKKSENEEEEEGSHHSKEVSEEKEEVKKRNRSPEEKELQMIARRTPGEEDGSAGRKAEDGEVENLAAIKSELENVAQKLQQLRRG; from the exons ATGATCGCTTTGCTGACTCTGACTCTGCTCGTCAAAAGCG TTTTGGCGTCGCCGGTGACTCCGCGCGTGCTTGAGAATGACGACGTCAAG GTGATGAAATGCGTGGCGGAGGCGCTGGCGGATGTGCTGTCCAGGCCACGCCCACTTCCGGTCAGCCAGCAATGTCTGCAGACGCTCAGGACAG ACGAGCGCCTCCTGACGCTCCTTCGCCGCTACGATTTCCTGAAGGAGCTGCAAGACGTCGCCACCCAGG TTTCCCATCCCCTCCCCCGACAAGATGGCTCCATGCTGAACGCGCTCGGAGGCCCCGGCGAGCGCTCCGTCCTGTCCCAGGAGCGGAGGAGATCGCGAGAGCAAGAGGAGGACGAGGGCGAGGAGGGAGGAGAAGTTGGCAGAATTTGGACGGCCGGCGAGAAGAGGGAGGAGGACGGCGAACGTGCGGAAGAGGACCAAAAAG CATGGGGGCCAGAAGAAATAAGACGAAACGGATCCAAAGAGGAGAAGGACAAGAgatcggaggaggaggaggaggaggaggaggaggaggggatgAAGAAAAGGAGCAAAGGGTCGTCGCTGAGGAAGAAATCAgaaaatgaggaggaggaggaaggttcCCATCATTCGAAGGAGGTCtcggaggaaaaggaggaggtgAAGAAGAGGAACCGCAGTCCGGAGGAGAAGGAGCTGCAGATGATCGCTCGGAGGACGCCGGGCGAGGAGGACGGGAGCGCCGGAAGAAAGGCGGAG GACGGCGAGGTGGAGAACCTGGCCGCCATCAAGTCCGAGCTGGAGAACGTGGCCCAGAAACTCCAACAGCTGCGACGAGGCTGA
- the LOC133417242 gene encoding protein LEG1 homolog: MQRPTASCLILALAASVAYSAVILDNGAPILWAQTAAQVSDLPVQNDIVSPDPWNFLHRMSFYRLMIAATDPFMGSMGTGATDSPLWGLTLQFGWILTSGRLADPTGATTCGLQTGDTMCISPQSWWGCVNHFVSVLPFLSAAQQGFFGQGVQVQMQAPEGTEGYCTTYADCATNHADVMAKWDAFYQGLKASTDSPLPDNEKKDAILGLYWDAHMASLHAASACSAKQSQYSPPEVNFASSWLNSAEYLSVTNFQSTFDKSVVFLTPMPGRILQEGDSAPNIPDMTPEENHTLSVFSWMKTMRSLLGGTVLRMWRSTMCSVANREKGREMLEKLLLNMDFDKGTFLSIITGMATGC; the protein is encoded by the exons ATGCAGCGTCCCACGGCCTCCTGCCTCATCCTGGCCCTGGCGGCGTCCGTCGCCTACTCGGCCGTCATCCTGGACAACGGCGCGCCCATATTGTGGGCCCAGACGGCGGCGCAGGTCAGCGACCTGCCCGTGCAGAACGACATCGTGAGCCCCGACCCGTGGAACTTCCTGCACCGCATGAGCTTCTACCGGCTGATGATCGCCGCCACCGATCCCTTCATGGGCTCCATGGGCACCGGCGCTACCGACAGTCCCCTGTGGGGCCTGACCCTGCAGTTCGGATGGATTCTGACTTCAG GCCGTCTCGCCGACCCAACCGGCGCCACAACTTGCGGTCTTCAGACCGGAGATACCATGTGCATCTCTCCCCAGAGCTGGTGGGGCT GCGTGAACCACTTTGTGTCCGTCCTGCCCTTCCTGTCGGCCGCCCAGCAGGGATTCTTCGGGCAAGGAGTCCAG GTCCAGATGCAGGCACCTGAGGGTACAGAGGGCTACTGCACCACCTACGCCGACTGCGCCACCAACCACGCCGATGTGATGGCTAAGTGGGACGCCTTCTACCAG GGCCTCAAGGCCTCCACGGACTCCCCGCTGCCCGACAACGAGAAGAAAGACGCCATCCTCGGCCTCTACTGGGACGCCCACATGGCTTCGCTGCACGCCGCCTCAGCCTGCAGCGCCAA GCAGAGCCAGTATTCCCCCCCCGAGGTGAACTTCGCCTCCAGCTGGCTCAACTCGGCCGAATACCTGTCCGTGACCAATTTCCAGTCCACCTTCGACAAGTCCGTCGTGTTCCTCACGCCGATGCCGGGACGCATCCTGCAG GAGGGTGACAGCGCACCCAACATACCCGACATGACTCCGGAAGAGAACCACACGCTGTCCGTCTTCTCCTGGATGAAGACCATGAGGAGCCTTCTGG GCGGGACTGTGTTGCGCATGTGGCGCAGCACCATGTGCTCGGTGGCCAACCGAGAGAAGGGCCGAGAGATGCTGGAGAAGCTGCTGCTCAATATGGACTTCGACAAAGGCACCTTCCTGTCCATCATCACCGGCATGGCCACCGGCTGCTGA
- the chga gene encoding chromogranin-A isoform X1, with protein MIALLTLTLLVKSVLASPVTPRVLENDDVKVMKCVAEALADVLSRPRPLPVSQQCLQTLRTDERLLTLLRRYDFLKELQDVATQAVSHPSLHERERACPPSLSVRSVSHPLPRQDGSMLNALGGPGERSVLSQERRRSREQEEDEGEEGGEVGRIWTAGEKREEDGERAEEDQKAWGPEEIRRNGSKEEKDKRSEEEEEEEEEEGMKKRSKGSSLRKKSENEEEEEGSHHSKEVSEEKEEVKKRNRSPEEKELQMIARRTPGEEDGSAGRKAEDGEVENLAAIKSELENVAQKLQQLRRG; from the exons ATGATCGCTTTGCTGACTCTGACTCTGCTCGTCAAAAGCG TTTTGGCGTCGCCGGTGACTCCGCGCGTGCTTGAGAATGACGACGTCAAG GTGATGAAATGCGTGGCGGAGGCGCTGGCGGATGTGCTGTCCAGGCCACGCCCACTTCCGGTCAGCCAGCAATGTCTGCAGACGCTCAGGACAG ACGAGCGCCTCCTGACGCTCCTTCGCCGCTACGATTTCCTGAAGGAGCTGCAAGACGTCGCCACCCAGG CTGTAAGTCATCCATCCCTGCACGAAAGAGAGCGAGCATGCCCGCCATCTCTTTCCGTCCGTTCAGTTTCCCATCCCCTCCCCCGACAAGATGGCTCCATGCTGAACGCGCTCGGAGGCCCCGGCGAGCGCTCCGTCCTGTCCCAGGAGCGGAGGAGATCGCGAGAGCAAGAGGAGGACGAGGGCGAGGAGGGAGGAGAAGTTGGCAGAATTTGGACGGCCGGCGAGAAGAGGGAGGAGGACGGCGAACGTGCGGAAGAGGACCAAAAAG CATGGGGGCCAGAAGAAATAAGACGAAACGGATCCAAAGAGGAGAAGGACAAGAgatcggaggaggaggaggaggaggaggaggaggaggggatgAAGAAAAGGAGCAAAGGGTCGTCGCTGAGGAAGAAATCAgaaaatgaggaggaggaggaaggttcCCATCATTCGAAGGAGGTCtcggaggaaaaggaggaggtgAAGAAGAGGAACCGCAGTCCGGAGGAGAAGGAGCTGCAGATGATCGCTCGGAGGACGCCGGGCGAGGAGGACGGGAGCGCCGGAAGAAAGGCGGAG GACGGCGAGGTGGAGAACCTGGCCGCCATCAAGTCCGAGCTGGAGAACGTGGCCCAGAAACTCCAACAGCTGCGACGAGGCTGA